The Synechococcus sp. MVIR-18-1 region TAGATCACCATTTTGGTAGTAATAACCAACAGAAGCATTAACGACTGGAGTGATGAAATAGCCAACATCAAGCCCGTAGGTGTTCAATGCACCGCCTTGGTAATACCAGTTCAGCCTCTGCTCGGTATCACCAATAGGAACCAAGGCATAGGCATTGAAGTTCCAGTCATTGGAGACTGCTTCTGCATTGACTGCAACCTGCTGGAAGAAAGCACTCTCTTCTGTGCCGCTCACATTGATGCCTGTATCGGTTCCTCCCGTATTCATCGGCCTGCTGTCATAACCAGTATTCAGCCCGTACATCCAAGAGCGGTCACCATTGAGCCAGCGATAACCAAGCCTTGATGAGGTGCTGATCGTGGTGCCAGCAACTTCTGTATTGATCAGGCTGCTGAAGCCGCCGTAATCAGCAAAGTTCGCATTGATCAGTACATCAGCGAAGAACACACTGTTCTCGCCAACAGACAGTGGCAAGAACCCGCCGATACCGGCTTGGTTGGGTGTTCCTGCGCCTTGCAGTGCGCCTTGAAAGCCAATGGTTGGCTTGACCAGATCTTTAAGGCTGATGCTCATCACCCCGAGATCATCTGCGCTTCCAGCTTCTTGAGCAGCAGCAGACAGGAGGCCAACGTTTGAAAGTGAGAGTGCTGCAACGCCGCTGAGCGATAACGACAGGCGCAAGGAACGCTGCATTGATAAAAATCTATTGAACTTACCCTCCCTCCCTCTGGTGTCAGAGGAGGGCTTCAGTGGTCAGTTTCAGCTTTGCTGTTCTTCAGTAAGCAATAAAAAACTCCCGCTAGTGGCGGGGCTAATGAGTAGTTAGTCGGGAGATGGATGCAATGCCTATGTGCACTATTATTGTTGTATCTAGGGGCCAAGATTGTGTAGTAAAAATAGAGAAGCGGATTTCTCAGGATTAGATTATGGGGTAATTTGTGTGCAGTAAAGCTATTTTATTTGTTTTCAGAGAGCCTCAATGGCTTCCATAGCCGGAACGAATTTTTCGTTGTTTTGGTTGAAATCTGTGCACTCTTGATTCATCGCTTCACTCACCAGCTGGATGGTTTGCGTGGCTTGGGAAGACTTTAGCCAGTCTTTTTGCGACTCCCATTTGTTTGTTTTGATGGCTGTGGCCACGATGAGATCAGCACGCTCTTGGCTGTAGTCCGCGTGCAGCACTTTGCAGGCTGC contains the following coding sequences:
- a CDS encoding carbamoyl-phosphate synthase; the protein is MQRSLRLSLSLSGVAALSLSNVGLLSAAAQEAGSADDLGVMSISLKDLVKPTIGFQGALQGAGTPNQAGIGGFLPLSVGENSVFFADVLINANFADYGGFSSLINTEVAGTTISTSSRLGYRWLNGDRSWMYGLNTGYDSRPMNTGGTDTGINVSGTEESAFFQQVAVNAEAVSNDWNFNAYALVPIGDTEQRLNWYYQGGALNTYGLDVGYFITPVVNASVGYYYQNGDLGTANGSGVLGRLAYEMTSGVTAGVNISYDEAFDTRVSADIEVRFGGPSTTAATKKKWENPTINALTASPKNRAVRVHDVRCTKGVCKMYWDTLRCHNPSYSRWQGHGQSGWNGNPNDCVPVYGNECSVLQEMFYCTGQGVIGGRTFGANAKGVAGELGALDVVVDAAK